A single Manduca sexta isolate Smith_Timp_Sample1 chromosome 11, JHU_Msex_v1.0, whole genome shotgun sequence DNA region contains:
- the LOC115442844 gene encoding protein FAM177A1: protein MENSHVNVTINQPKKVLHFSDGVEEEMEEEHISEVDSKPPEPNVDPKQLTWGPWFSHYAWKSGTKVLNAVDSAGETLASLFGITTPKYQIEINEYERIKEEKKKLEEESAGWVPQSAGGDIPLVLNEPLKAGERNGQV, encoded by the exons ATGGAGAATTCTCATGTAAACGTGACTATTAATCAACCAAAAAAGGTACTACATTTTAGTGACGGCGTAGAGGAAGAAATGGAGGAGGAACACATAAGCGAAGTTGATTCGAAGCCGCCAGAACCAAATGTTGACcca AAACAATTAACTTGGGGACCATGGTTCTCGCATTATGCCTGGAAGTCTGGCACAAAAGTATTAAATGCAGTGGATAGTGCAGGGGAAACATTAGCCAGCTTATTTGGCATCACCACACCAAAatatcaaatagaaataaatgagTATGAGAGAATTAAAGAAGAGAAGAAGAAGTTGGAAGAAGAATCGGCTGGTTGGGTGCCACAGAGTGCGGGTGGCGATATACCGTTAGTACTTAATGAACCGTTAAAAGCAGGGGAGAGGAATGGACAAGTTTAG
- the LOC115442723 gene encoding myoneurin isoform X1, producing the protein MEGFCRGCLIKYDNPTALLQYTEKNRRLFVYSTGLQVKRNDAFVFQLCKDCYLSMKLACKFKKLCRSSDKKFKNYLGLQDAGENLDFCTFLKNNDDALTIRFPQIIGNSTPGNQISRDEDNESTCTSIRNFMTDIMQGEEMPDTEARIIREVIEEEADVLDDSLDSHWLQEDASIDTDFRLDFSFSPFSTPRSTHGFTPKKITENKNGEIHYFSTKKLMGKVDNSDKPEKPQNKENESIENKLNILNEDAQDSDKIVKDFFAGDKSLDPIDLDGNLVDIDQNITVDEELYLGTRPQNYYIPTDVEPAPVQLEVDDKKVATEDTSKVQMQCTIDRNLENALKDGDGKEFSLADLLVSPPVVFPEVSAPSTPTITNILFGKKLDIDGGEDTTEIKIGQCIEKYEAIAGDMDMIEEFFNQNDKELEMEKQNDNETKPETELKVKSDQWSVEDKFDIENCICKVCSKNFSSSKALRIHSAKIHKLKISNPDKYAYKHKLRTCDTCGKGFRDDARYYRHKMNHKDDNKTYKCERCLLTFGSQVKLDTHMTSHTGQILKKQHTGKQYVCNICGAVSNHYNNYRIHKLRHTKNYTSTCSECGKGFFRSSDLVSHMRRHTGERPFKCEHCQRAFSRRDALIKHVKLHIDERHFQCHYCDKRFVKKMELKNHILKSKICIRLRNKVAEEEKSKDQSQVDVTYAFVTSS; encoded by the exons ATGGAGGGTTTTTGTCGaggatgtttaattaaatatgataacCCTACAGCATTATTGCAATATACCGAGAAAAATCGAAGGTTGTTTGTTTATTCTACCGGTTTACAA GTGAAACGCAATGACGCTTTTGTTTTCCAATTGTGCAAAGACTGTTATCTAAGCATGAAACTTGCTTGCAAATTCAAAAAACTCTGCCGATCATCAGACAAAAAGTTCAAAAACTACTTAGGATTACAAGATGCCGGCGAGAATTTGGATTTCTgcacatttttaaaaaacaatgatgATGCACTGACCATAcg ATTTCCTCAGATAATAGGAAACAGTACTCCAGGCAATCAAATTAGCAGAGATGAAGATAATG AGTCAACATGTACAAGTATCCGTAACTTCATGACGGATATAATGCAGGGTGAGGAGATGCCCGACACCGAAGCTCGTATCATTCGTGAGGTTATCGAAGAAGAGGCAGATGTTTTGGATGATTCACTGGACTCACACTGGCTGCAAGAAGATGCGTCGATTGACACCGACTTTAGGTTAGATTTCAG tTTCAGTCCATTTTCAACTCCAAGATCGACACACGGCTTTACGCCGAAAAAAATAACGGAAAACAAAAATGGCGAGATTCATTATTTTTCAACTAAAAAATTGATGGGCAAAGTTGACAATTCAGATAAACCAGAAAAACCGCAGAATAAAGAGAATGAAAGTATTGAAAACAAATTGAATATTCTAAATGAAGATGCTCAAGACAgtgataaaattgtaaaagatttttttgcaGGAGATAAAAGCTTAGATCCAATTGATCTTGATGGAAATTTGGTGGATATAGACCAAAACATTACTGTTGATGAAGAGTTATATTTAGGTACGCGCccacaaaattattacataccGACAGATGTAGAGCCTGCACCTGTACAGTTAGAAGTTGATGATAAGAAAGTGGCTACGGAAGATACATCTAAAGTACAAATGCAGTGCACTATTGATAGAAATCTTGAAAATGCTTTAAAAGATGGGGATGGCAAGGAGTTTTCTTTGGCAGATTTGCTTGTTTCGCCACCTG TAGTGTTCCCAGAGGTCTCAGCGCCATCAACaccaacaataacaaacattctCTTTGGAAAAAAACTTGATATTGATGGTGGAGAAGATACAACTGAAATTAAAATAGGACaatgtatagaaaaatatgaagCCATAGCAGGAGACATGGATATGATAGAAGAATTCTTTAACCAGAATGATAAAGAACTAGAGATggaaaaacaaaatgataatgaaacaAAACCAGAAACAGAATTGAAAGTTAAATCGGATCAGTGGTCTGTCGAGGATAAATTTGACATCGAAAATTGTATTTGCAAAGTGTGTTCAAAAAATTTTTCGAGCTCCAAAGCTTTGAGAATACATTCTgcgaaaatacataaattaaaaatcagcAACCCAGATAAATATGCATACAAACACAAATTGAGGACGTGTGATACATGTGGAAAAGGATTTAGAGATGATGCACGATATTACAGGCATAAGATGAATCATAAA GATgacaacaaaacatacaaatgTGAACGATGTTTGCTTACTTTCGGCTCACAAGTTAAATTAGACACGCATATGACTTCACATACTGGGCAAATACTCAAGAAACAGCATACGGGAAAG CAATATGTGTGCAATATATGTGGTGCCGTTAGCAATCACTACAACAACTACAGGATACATAAACTACGTCATACCAAGAACTATACATCAACTTGTAGCGAGTGTGGAAAAGGATTCTTTAGGTCATCCGATTTAGTCAGTCATATGag GCGTCACACCGGCGAACGTCCATTTAAATGTGAACATTGCCAGCGTGCATTCTCTCGCCGCGACGCCCTTATAAAACATGTTAAACTGCATATTG ATGAAAGGCATTTTCAGTGCCATTATTGTGATAAAAGATTTGTAAAGAAAATGGAATTGAAGAATCACATACTCAAGTCTAAGATATGCATAAGGTTAAGAAATAAGGTGGCAGAAGAGGAAAAGTCAAAAGATCAAAGTCAAGTGGATGTAACATATGCGTTTGTCACTTCGAgctga
- the LOC115442723 gene encoding zinc finger protein 227 isoform X2, with product MEGFCRGCLIKYDNPTALLQYTEKNRRLFVYSTGLQVKRNDAFVFQLCKDCYLSMKLACKFKKLCRSSDKKFKNYLGLQDAGENLDFCTFLKNNDDALTIRFPQIIGNSTPGNQISRDEDNESTCTSIRNFMTDIMQGEEMPDTEARIIREVIEEEADVLDDSLDSHWLQEDASIDTDFRLDFSFSPFSTPRSTHGFTPKKITENKNGEIHYFSTKKLMGKVDNSDKPEKPQNKENESIENKLNILNEDAQDSDKIVKDFFAGDKSLDPIDLDGNLVDIDQNITVDEELYLGTRPQNYYIPTDVEPAPVQLEVDDKKVATEDTSKVQMQCTIDRNLENALKDGDGKEFSLADLLVSPPVFPEVSAPSTPTITNILFGKKLDIDGGEDTTEIKIGQCIEKYEAIAGDMDMIEEFFNQNDKELEMEKQNDNETKPETELKVKSDQWSVEDKFDIENCICKVCSKNFSSSKALRIHSAKIHKLKISNPDKYAYKHKLRTCDTCGKGFRDDARYYRHKMNHKDDNKTYKCERCLLTFGSQVKLDTHMTSHTGQILKKQHTGKQYVCNICGAVSNHYNNYRIHKLRHTKNYTSTCSECGKGFFRSSDLVSHMRRHTGERPFKCEHCQRAFSRRDALIKHVKLHIDERHFQCHYCDKRFVKKMELKNHILKSKICIRLRNKVAEEEKSKDQSQVDVTYAFVTSS from the exons ATGGAGGGTTTTTGTCGaggatgtttaattaaatatgataacCCTACAGCATTATTGCAATATACCGAGAAAAATCGAAGGTTGTTTGTTTATTCTACCGGTTTACAA GTGAAACGCAATGACGCTTTTGTTTTCCAATTGTGCAAAGACTGTTATCTAAGCATGAAACTTGCTTGCAAATTCAAAAAACTCTGCCGATCATCAGACAAAAAGTTCAAAAACTACTTAGGATTACAAGATGCCGGCGAGAATTTGGATTTCTgcacatttttaaaaaacaatgatgATGCACTGACCATAcg ATTTCCTCAGATAATAGGAAACAGTACTCCAGGCAATCAAATTAGCAGAGATGAAGATAATG AGTCAACATGTACAAGTATCCGTAACTTCATGACGGATATAATGCAGGGTGAGGAGATGCCCGACACCGAAGCTCGTATCATTCGTGAGGTTATCGAAGAAGAGGCAGATGTTTTGGATGATTCACTGGACTCACACTGGCTGCAAGAAGATGCGTCGATTGACACCGACTTTAGGTTAGATTTCAG tTTCAGTCCATTTTCAACTCCAAGATCGACACACGGCTTTACGCCGAAAAAAATAACGGAAAACAAAAATGGCGAGATTCATTATTTTTCAACTAAAAAATTGATGGGCAAAGTTGACAATTCAGATAAACCAGAAAAACCGCAGAATAAAGAGAATGAAAGTATTGAAAACAAATTGAATATTCTAAATGAAGATGCTCAAGACAgtgataaaattgtaaaagatttttttgcaGGAGATAAAAGCTTAGATCCAATTGATCTTGATGGAAATTTGGTGGATATAGACCAAAACATTACTGTTGATGAAGAGTTATATTTAGGTACGCGCccacaaaattattacataccGACAGATGTAGAGCCTGCACCTGTACAGTTAGAAGTTGATGATAAGAAAGTGGCTACGGAAGATACATCTAAAGTACAAATGCAGTGCACTATTGATAGAAATCTTGAAAATGCTTTAAAAGATGGGGATGGCAAGGAGTTTTCTTTGGCAGATTTGCTTGTTTCGCCACCTG TGTTCCCAGAGGTCTCAGCGCCATCAACaccaacaataacaaacattctCTTTGGAAAAAAACTTGATATTGATGGTGGAGAAGATACAACTGAAATTAAAATAGGACaatgtatagaaaaatatgaagCCATAGCAGGAGACATGGATATGATAGAAGAATTCTTTAACCAGAATGATAAAGAACTAGAGATggaaaaacaaaatgataatgaaacaAAACCAGAAACAGAATTGAAAGTTAAATCGGATCAGTGGTCTGTCGAGGATAAATTTGACATCGAAAATTGTATTTGCAAAGTGTGTTCAAAAAATTTTTCGAGCTCCAAAGCTTTGAGAATACATTCTgcgaaaatacataaattaaaaatcagcAACCCAGATAAATATGCATACAAACACAAATTGAGGACGTGTGATACATGTGGAAAAGGATTTAGAGATGATGCACGATATTACAGGCATAAGATGAATCATAAA GATgacaacaaaacatacaaatgTGAACGATGTTTGCTTACTTTCGGCTCACAAGTTAAATTAGACACGCATATGACTTCACATACTGGGCAAATACTCAAGAAACAGCATACGGGAAAG CAATATGTGTGCAATATATGTGGTGCCGTTAGCAATCACTACAACAACTACAGGATACATAAACTACGTCATACCAAGAACTATACATCAACTTGTAGCGAGTGTGGAAAAGGATTCTTTAGGTCATCCGATTTAGTCAGTCATATGag GCGTCACACCGGCGAACGTCCATTTAAATGTGAACATTGCCAGCGTGCATTCTCTCGCCGCGACGCCCTTATAAAACATGTTAAACTGCATATTG ATGAAAGGCATTTTCAGTGCCATTATTGTGATAAAAGATTTGTAAAGAAAATGGAATTGAAGAATCACATACTCAAGTCTAAGATATGCATAAGGTTAAGAAATAAGGTGGCAGAAGAGGAAAAGTCAAAAGATCAAAGTCAAGTGGATGTAACATATGCGTTTGTCACTTCGAgctga